GGCCAAAGTTCTTTGGCATGAAAAGTTTTTGCCTACAATTGCTCAAGAGTTCATTCGATACCTCATCAGTTTTTTAGGTCAGACTAAAAAATGTTTGGTTTTAGATCTCGATAACACATTATGGGGTGGTGTGATTGGTGAAGATGGGATAGAGGGCTTAAAGATTGGGAATGGCGATCCCATTAGCGAAGCCTATCTTTCGTTTCAATATAAAATTGCCACGTTGAAAAACCGAGGCGTGATTCTTGGTATTTGCAGTAAAAACAATCAGGCGGATGCTTTAGAGGTCTTTGACACAAAAGTCGAAATGCCACTAAACATCGAAGATTTTTCAGCCATCGAAATCAACTGGAATCCCAAATATATCAATATAAAGAACATTGCCAAGAAGTTGAATATTGGGACTGACAGCATCGTCTTTATTGACGATAATCCTGTAGAGTGCAGTCTTGTTTCTCAAGCACTCCCTGAAGTAACGACTGTTCAATTACCGGCAGACCCAGCTCTTTACGCTGATGTTCTCGACAAAATTCTTGTATTTGAAAAATTTAATATCCTAAGCGATGATCTCAACAAAGCAAAGCAGTATTCCCAGAATGAACAGCGTAAAGAAGAGAAAGAACGAATTGGAGATCTCAATTCATATCTACATAGCTTAGAGACGCAAGTTAAAATCTGCTTGGCTACTGATCAAGATTTACCCAGAGTTCATCAGCTCTTTTCTAAAACGAACCAATTCAACCTAACCACTATCCGCTACTCGATGTCTGACATTGAGGCATTCCATAAGCATGGACATGATTCGATTATAATTGTCTCTGTTCAAGATAAATTTGGTGACTTGGGTACTGTAGGATTAAGCTTACTCAAAAAACGAGAGCATCAACTCCTGATTGACAGCTTCATACTGAGCTGTCGGGCCATGGGACGTGGTATTGAGACAGCATTGATCAATTACATCAAGCGAGAATATCTGTTAAGCCAAAAGTCGCTGAAACTCATGGGGGCCTATATTCCCACTAAAAAGAACATACCCACTAAAGACTTTTTTGAATCTCAAGGATTTGTTCTGGTATCAGAGGGCACTAATGGGGAAAAATATTATGAGGTGCTATCTGAAGATGCATCAGAAGTTCCTTGCCCCTGGATAAATGTTACAGATTAGGATAAATAAGTTATGGCTGAAAATGGTGTCCAAGATAGAGTGAAGCTCGTTTTTTCCGACGTTCTAGACATCGATCTTCAAGCGATTTCAGATGATCTTGGCCCTGAAAACTGTGATAGTTGGGATTCTATGAACAATCTACGACTCATTACAGCCTTAGAAGAAGAGTTCGGCATTAGTTTTTCGATGGAAGAAATTTCTTCCATGGTTGATATTAGCCGCGTATTTGAGCTCATTGAACGCAAAGGCTAGGTAGCTCTCATTTCATCACCAAGATTGGCCAATATGCTAAATATTTCAAGGACTATGCTGTAATGGATGCGAGTAAAATTGTTCGTAGATTTTTAGTTCCATCACCTGCTATCACGCTGTATTATCTGGCTAAATCTGGCGCACAAATCAGTCCAAAAGCTGAGGTTGAACTTAGTCCACACTTTGCCATTGGTCGCCAATCTGTTGTCAGCTCGTTTACAAAGATTAAATCATCTGACGGTCCTTTAAAGATAGGTTCTAATGTCTCTATCTCAACTGGATGTTTTATTAGTTCTCAATATGGCGGACTTGAAATCGGTGATCATTGTTTGATTGGTCCAAACGTGTCGATTATTGGGAACAATTACAAATATACAGAGCTCGATACTCCATTGGAAAACCAAGGGATTACATCCAAAGGGATTGCGATAGGTAGAAAT
The genomic region above belongs to Acaryochloris sp. CCMEE 5410 and contains:
- a CDS encoding HAD family hydrolase, which gives rise to MLDADIKSQLREAQTQTEIFTILSDIRSTDLSSSDYFFISRSLNKASSESCLNIAYFSNYTVAPLPSFIEVQSAFHKIGVRSYIGEYNQHYQEILNPSSSALSFSPDIAFLLLSLHELCPTILNSFTDLTDQHKLDQKEIILEHVLDWVNLTLERTTATVFISNFLQPTFPSFGIADSQQGYSENEFYVELNLALKKKFQANPRVYIVDIDKLASRYGKDQAINSKMFFMAKVLWHEKFLPTIAQEFIRYLISFLGQTKKCLVLDLDNTLWGGVIGEDGIEGLKIGNGDPISEAYLSFQYKIATLKNRGVILGICSKNNQADALEVFDTKVEMPLNIEDFSAIEINWNPKYINIKNIAKKLNIGTDSIVFIDDNPVECSLVSQALPEVTTVQLPADPALYADVLDKILVFEKFNILSDDLNKAKQYSQNEQRKEEKERIGDLNSYLHSLETQVKICLATDQDLPRVHQLFSKTNQFNLTTIRYSMSDIEAFHKHGHDSIIIVSVQDKFGDLGTVGLSLLKKREHQLLIDSFILSCRAMGRGIETALINYIKREYLLSQKSLKLMGAYIPTKKNIPTKDFFESQGFVLVSEGTNGEKYYEVLSEDASEVPCPWINVTD
- a CDS encoding acyl carrier protein codes for the protein MAENGVQDRVKLVFSDVLDIDLQAISDDLGPENCDSWDSMNNLRLITALEEEFGISFSMEEISSMVDISRVFELIERKG
- a CDS encoding acyltransferase, which translates into the protein MDASKIVRRFLVPSPAITLYYLAKSGAQISPKAEVELSPHFAIGRQSVVSSFTKIKSSDGPLKIGSNVSISTGCFISSQYGGLEIGDHCLIGPNVSIIGNNYKYTELDTPLENQGITSKGIAIGRNVWIGAGCVILDGATIGNNVIITPNSVVSSKLPDNTIASGTPAKVIFKRR